A genomic stretch from Acidobacteriota bacterium includes:
- a CDS encoding methylmalonyl-CoA mutase family protein, with translation MAVKDVETTQTAMGPESAEQAGKPSGEVYRDEAVAKAREARERWLRAKGRSEQKRPPWKRDFTTVSSMEVPHLVTAAEADEIPAEQLLPVPGDFPYTRGIHPTGYRGKLWTMRQFAGFGTAADTNARFKYLLDQGQGGLSVAFDLPTLYGYDSDHQMSRGEVGKCGVAIDSLADMEVLFEGIPLDQVSTSMTINSTAPILFAMYLAVAEKQGVDIAKDVTGTLQNDILKEYIAQKEFIYPPRPSMRLITDQFAFAAEQVPRWNTISISGYHIREAGSTALQELAFTLRDGMEYVQYGIDAGLDVDSFAPRLSFFFNSHNDFFEEVAKFRAARQIWATVMKERYGAKDPRSWMLRFHTQTAGCSLTAQQPVNNVVRTTIQALAAVMGGTQSLHTNSLDETLALPTEANARTALRTQQIIAHESGVINTVDPLGGSYFVEEMTRRMVDGAFDYFRQIDSFGGMVEAIEAGFPQKELMEASFQFQMAVETGEKKVVGVNSFEVSDEEPIEILYIGDEVAATQMEALESARSQRDQGAAAKALDALKTGAAGTDNTMPLLLDCVRAYCTVGEISDALRDVFGTYEEPAVF, from the coding sequence ATGGCGGTCAAAGACGTGGAGACAACCCAAACGGCGATGGGCCCCGAGAGTGCCGAGCAGGCCGGGAAGCCGTCCGGCGAGGTGTACCGCGACGAGGCGGTGGCGAAGGCGCGCGAGGCCCGCGAACGCTGGCTCAGGGCCAAGGGCCGCAGCGAACAGAAGCGACCGCCGTGGAAGCGAGATTTCACGACCGTTTCCTCGATGGAGGTGCCGCACCTGGTGACCGCGGCGGAGGCCGATGAGATTCCGGCGGAGCAACTCCTGCCGGTGCCGGGCGACTTCCCCTACACCCGCGGCATCCATCCGACGGGCTACCGCGGCAAGCTGTGGACGATGCGCCAGTTCGCCGGCTTCGGCACCGCCGCGGACACCAACGCTCGCTTCAAGTACCTGCTGGACCAGGGCCAGGGCGGCTTGTCCGTGGCGTTCGATTTGCCGACTCTTTACGGCTATGACTCGGACCATCAGATGTCCCGCGGCGAGGTCGGCAAATGCGGCGTTGCCATCGACAGTCTGGCGGATATGGAGGTGCTATTCGAGGGCATCCCCCTCGACCAGGTGTCGACCTCGATGACCATCAACTCGACGGCGCCGATTCTCTTCGCCATGTACCTGGCGGTGGCCGAGAAGCAAGGGGTGGACATCGCCAAGGACGTTACCGGCACGCTGCAGAACGATATTTTGAAGGAGTACATCGCCCAGAAGGAGTTCATCTACCCGCCGCGGCCGTCGATGCGCCTGATCACCGACCAGTTCGCTTTCGCCGCCGAGCAGGTACCGCGCTGGAACACCATCTCGATCTCCGGCTACCACATTCGCGAGGCCGGCTCGACGGCCCTCCAGGAGCTCGCCTTCACCCTGCGCGACGGCATGGAGTACGTGCAGTACGGCATCGATGCCGGCCTCGATGTGGACTCCTTCGCGCCGCGCCTGTCGTTCTTCTTCAACAGCCACAATGACTTTTTCGAGGAGGTTGCCAAGTTCCGGGCGGCGCGGCAGATCTGGGCGACGGTGATGAAGGAACGCTACGGCGCGAAGGATCCGCGCTCCTGGATGCTGCGCTTCCATACCCAGACCGCCGGTTGCTCGCTGACCGCTCAGCAGCCGGTCAACAACGTGGTGCGCACCACCATCCAGGCGCTGGCGGCGGTGATGGGCGGCACCCAGTCCCTGCACACCAATTCTCTCGACGAAACCCTCGCCCTGCCGACGGAGGCCAACGCCCGCACCGCCTTGCGCACCCAGCAGATCATCGCCCACGAGTCCGGGGTGATCAACACGGTGGATCCCCTCGGCGGCAGCTACTTCGTCGAGGAGATGACCCGCCGGATGGTCGACGGCGCCTTCGACTACTTCCGCCAGATCGATTCCTTCGGCGGCATGGTCGAGGCGATCGAGGCGGGCTTTCCGCAGAAGGAACTGATGGAGGCGTCCTTTCAGTTCCAGATGGCCGTGGAGACGGGCGAGAAGAAGGTGGTGGGGGTCAATTCCTTCGAGGTCAGCGACGAGGAGCCGATCGAAATTCTCTACATCGGCGACGAGGTGGCCGCCACCCAGATGGAAGCCCTGGAATCGGCGCGTTCGCAGCGCGATCAGGGCGCCGCCGCCAAGGCCCTGGACGCCCTCAAGACGGGCGCCGCCGGCACCGACAACACGATGCCTTTGCTGCTCGACTGCGTGCGCGCCTACTGCACCGTCGGCGAGATCAGCGACGCGCTGCGGGATGTCTTCGGCACCTACGAGGAACCCGCGGTTTTCTGA
- a CDS encoding cobalamin B12-binding domain-containing protein: MNDRKHRILIAKPGLDGHDRGAKVVARALRDAGYEVIYSGLRQTPEQIAAAALQEDVDGVGLSILSGAHNVLLPEVVRLLRAEGADDMLVFAGGIIPDKDISGLKEAGIDAIFLPGTPTGSIVEYLQDRL, encoded by the coding sequence ATGAATGATCGAAAGCACCGCATCCTGATCGCCAAACCCGGCCTCGACGGTCATGACCGGGGCGCCAAGGTGGTGGCCCGGGCGCTGCGCGACGCGGGATACGAGGTGATCTACAGCGGCTTGCGGCAAACGCCGGAGCAGATCGCGGCGGCGGCGTTGCAGGAGGACGTTGACGGCGTGGGCCTGTCGATCCTGTCCGGCGCGCACAATGTGTTGCTGCCGGAGGTGGTTCGTCTGCTGCGGGCGGAAGGCGCCGACGACATGCTGGTGTTTGCCGGCGGGATCATTCCCGACAAGGACATTTCCGGACTCAAAGAGGCCGGCATCGACGCGATCTTCTTGCCGGGAACGCCGACCGGATCGATCGTCGAATACCTGCAGGA